Proteins encoded by one window of Vibrio panuliri:
- a CDS encoding LysM peptidoglycan-binding domain-containing protein, with the protein MSQEQYTILKNDCLSLLALKFNVTQEQLLSLNSEMIKNPDLIIEGETLNIPKKSAGEDKRWPLPDVPTCQSKKADTCSKPQPMVDILYVPADPISGKRNWYSVSAEAKEKILEEKAKMAAAIVSEDAETTRKNLRLAGLLSKFELKQHEQFFDSKQDLERYKALALAKLTLESNAFVCDGKNPNETLLSFAEVLDYDLAEQYKLKLYRRSYNSYNLPNSKSQSYYEEGVNLSLRAELLRATNDAINELEEQAKRDAKGKVSSDGTRFVYLEKLEFYSTEQQRNVLDALKSLKGNARSKRKKESELMFLSVASGKSYFSNWKESMQESWLELKDKPKLAIVRRNDKYYYDAESIHVLNLNGYAIKEQCLTTKQLFGESGATLGPRALAGINWRQGEDGKAKPLDINNQKLIEALYRELAGPQLDTDNSRSARSKVSAKTQGDLESLVNQVDYNWAYFPTLALISLVDETISKHKQALTQLLETGKTPIDSLFNQLLWIKKVANARLDRLKRIATNNAEKGLGGLQFSFASDDKKLANSMKLLWLENKFEPKRVNNPGFRNKAGYNDLQAVECAFLSDGEVFYLRGPAWFIPGDDRRLINQANTHLVNITSKSQLVNPLTKGAKELDPVTVSDALKQLFSNDNAQLKMDLLPIKIEAKHDSTFWREGYHYQEGVGPDGKTDAYSVDAGVQFLRFTSQAEAQLNTPLDSYSSLIKKTKQIGASGGMSASLIALQGQLSVKFCLPMQENSKGAAQEVKPYHLTIDYLDKLGKTHTYSAGFLYAVVEGSVYGLAGATCSLSAGVTIGPTEIGEGFGIRGNTIDLFSPNIVDMRATKGSNLSTVENAKVAAEAAVKGDVFAGVEAGGVLTAEAFWFPPIAKQAELVQSVQPAPKPQALQNKSQQPESAPSQTKQDDASVTYDKESKLKLGAISGKAAVSAGAGASAEFGVKMQGGVFIFTAQAKLVFGVGCGGSVDLELNGNSLNDFVDCLLGVLKQSEFRRISAFGEADENGINKDFELLNDVLTIATAFGLTFAKAMLLPFDVWQDYKKQSLSKEYAPFLASNINNDDPKLTIKMRTWIAALPPETLANLLKALSVTQSGVREGAKGEQIRAAQDNLNQAKAIVRIMEWIKKDKNRTELVNQRQWKETLITMDGLPKHTKDHVAEWEGYKDSWFRLAYYVSRYGDKDIKIRFSEYSVFLSKNMVLTQYDYIFPVGLGATIKKYNAYCKANVTNSDEGVGVNAKVIKDTGLADHHWELIETQEEIINWSLDDVNL; encoded by the coding sequence ATGAGTCAAGAACAGTACACGATTCTAAAAAATGATTGTTTAAGCCTTTTGGCTTTAAAATTTAATGTGACTCAAGAGCAGTTGCTTTCACTCAATAGTGAAATGATTAAAAACCCAGATTTAATTATTGAAGGCGAGACACTAAACATCCCCAAAAAAAGCGCGGGTGAAGATAAGCGCTGGCCGCTGCCAGACGTACCCACATGCCAATCGAAAAAGGCAGACACATGCTCTAAACCGCAGCCCATGGTGGACATTTTGTATGTCCCTGCTGATCCGATTTCAGGTAAGCGTAATTGGTACTCTGTATCAGCGGAAGCTAAAGAGAAAATACTTGAAGAAAAGGCAAAAATGGCCGCTGCTATTGTAAGTGAAGACGCAGAAACAACACGGAAAAACTTAAGGTTAGCCGGATTACTCTCTAAATTTGAACTCAAGCAGCATGAGCAGTTCTTTGACTCGAAACAGGATCTAGAACGATATAAAGCCCTAGCTTTGGCTAAGCTCACCTTAGAAAGCAATGCTTTCGTTTGTGATGGCAAAAATCCTAATGAAACGCTACTCAGTTTTGCTGAAGTACTCGATTATGACTTAGCAGAACAATATAAGCTGAAGCTATATAGAAGGTCATATAATAGTTACAACTTACCGAACTCGAAATCCCAATCTTACTACGAAGAAGGCGTCAATCTGAGTCTTCGTGCAGAATTACTGCGAGCGACAAATGATGCGATCAATGAGTTAGAAGAACAAGCCAAACGGGACGCTAAGGGAAAGGTCTCTAGTGACGGGACGCGCTTTGTCTATCTTGAAAAGTTAGAGTTCTATTCGACTGAGCAGCAACGAAATGTGCTTGATGCACTGAAGAGCCTAAAAGGCAATGCAAGGTCAAAGCGTAAAAAAGAATCGGAGTTGATGTTTCTTTCCGTGGCAAGTGGCAAAAGCTATTTTTCAAACTGGAAAGAGAGCATGCAGGAATCTTGGTTAGAGTTAAAGGATAAACCTAAGCTCGCGATAGTAAGAAGAAATGACAAATATTACTATGATGCTGAAAGCATTCACGTATTGAATTTAAATGGTTACGCTATCAAAGAGCAGTGTTTAACCACTAAGCAATTATTTGGTGAAAGTGGCGCAACGCTAGGACCGAGAGCGTTAGCTGGCATCAACTGGCGACAAGGGGAAGATGGTAAAGCCAAGCCACTTGATATCAACAATCAAAAATTAATTGAAGCCCTCTATCGAGAGCTAGCAGGGCCTCAATTGGATACCGACAACAGCAGAAGTGCTCGTAGCAAAGTAAGTGCAAAGACTCAGGGCGATTTAGAGAGTTTGGTCAATCAGGTGGATTATAACTGGGCATATTTCCCCACTTTGGCGTTAATTTCTTTAGTCGACGAAACGATATCTAAGCATAAACAAGCGTTAACTCAGCTGCTTGAGACAGGGAAAACGCCCATTGACTCATTGTTCAATCAGTTGCTTTGGATTAAGAAAGTTGCCAACGCACGTTTGGACAGGCTCAAGCGGATTGCGACGAACAATGCCGAAAAAGGGTTAGGGGGATTACAGTTTAGTTTTGCTAGCGACGATAAGAAGCTGGCTAACTCAATGAAACTACTCTGGTTAGAGAACAAGTTTGAACCCAAGCGTGTCAATAATCCAGGCTTTCGTAATAAAGCCGGATATAACGATCTACAGGCCGTAGAATGTGCATTCTTATCAGATGGCGAAGTGTTCTATTTGCGTGGACCAGCTTGGTTTATACCTGGTGATGATCGGCGTCTAATTAATCAAGCAAATACACATTTGGTCAATATTACCTCCAAGAGCCAATTGGTTAATCCATTGACCAAAGGGGCAAAAGAACTTGACCCAGTGACAGTGAGTGATGCATTAAAGCAATTGTTTAGTAATGATAATGCTCAACTCAAGATGGATTTACTTCCTATCAAAATTGAAGCAAAGCATGACTCAACGTTTTGGCGCGAGGGTTACCATTATCAAGAGGGTGTCGGTCCAGACGGTAAGACCGATGCATACTCAGTTGATGCAGGAGTTCAGTTCCTGCGCTTTACTTCACAAGCTGAAGCGCAACTCAATACACCACTTGACTCATACAGCTCACTGATCAAAAAAACCAAACAAATAGGCGCTTCAGGAGGGATGAGCGCTTCGTTAATTGCGTTACAAGGACAGCTGAGCGTTAAGTTCTGCCTACCAATGCAAGAAAACAGCAAGGGCGCAGCACAAGAGGTAAAACCTTATCATTTAACCATTGACTATCTGGATAAACTTGGCAAGACACATACATATTCGGCGGGCTTTTTATATGCGGTTGTTGAAGGCTCGGTTTATGGTTTAGCTGGTGCGACATGCAGCTTAAGTGCAGGTGTTACGATTGGGCCTACTGAAATAGGTGAAGGGTTTGGTATTAGAGGCAATACTATAGACCTATTTTCTCCCAATATAGTCGATATGAGAGCAACGAAAGGCAGCAATTTGTCGACGGTTGAAAATGCTAAAGTAGCCGCAGAGGCGGCGGTTAAAGGTGATGTGTTTGCGGGAGTGGAAGCTGGGGGGGTGTTAACTGCCGAAGCGTTTTGGTTTCCGCCTATCGCCAAGCAAGCTGAGTTAGTTCAATCGGTACAACCAGCTCCAAAACCTCAAGCGTTGCAAAACAAATCGCAACAGCCTGAAAGCGCACCTAGTCAAACGAAACAAGACGATGCAAGCGTGACTTATGACAAGGAGAGCAAACTGAAATTAGGTGCAATCTCCGGTAAAGCCGCAGTTTCTGCAGGGGCTGGAGCAAGCGCAGAGTTTGGCGTTAAAATGCAGGGTGGAGTATTTATTTTTACGGCTCAAGCTAAGTTAGTATTTGGTGTTGGTTGCGGTGGCTCTGTTGACTTGGAGTTAAATGGTAATAGCCTTAATGATTTTGTTGACTGTTTACTTGGGGTACTAAAACAGAGTGAGTTTCGAAGAATATCGGCGTTCGGTGAGGCCGATGAAAATGGAATTAACAAAGACTTTGAGCTACTGAATGATGTGCTGACGATTGCCACCGCATTTGGACTGACTTTTGCAAAAGCCATGCTACTCCCTTTTGATGTTTGGCAAGATTACAAAAAGCAATCACTTAGCAAAGAGTATGCGCCGTTCTTGGCAAGTAATATTAATAACGACGACCCCAAGCTCACAATTAAAATGAGAACGTGGATAGCGGCACTTCCACCAGAAACACTAGCAAACTTGCTAAAAGCATTAAGTGTGACTCAGTCGGGAGTCAGGGAGGGTGCAAAAGGTGAGCAAATCAGAGCTGCACAAGATAACCTTAATCAGGCAAAAGCAATTGTACGGATAATGGAATGGATTAAAAAGGACAAAAACCGAACAGAGTTAGTAAACCAAAGACAATGGAAAGAGACATTGATTACAATGGATGGCCTACCAAAACATACTAAAGACCATGTTGCAGAATGGGAGGGCTACAAGGATAGTTGGTTTAGATTAGCTTATTATGTTTCTAGATATGGAGATAAAGACATTAAGATAAGATTCTCAGAATATTCGGTTTTTTTATCAAAAAATATGGTTCTGACTCAATATGATTATATTTTTCCGGTAGGCTTGGGAGCAACGATAAAAAAATACAATGCCTACTGTAAAGCGAATGTAACTAATTCAGATGAAGGTGTCGGAGTAAATGCCAAAGTAATAAAAGATACAGGATTGGCAGATCACCATTGGGAACTAATAGAAACTCAAGAAGAGATAATTAACTGGAGTCTTGATGATGTTAACTTATAG
- a CDS encoding DUF4123 domain-containing protein, whose product MNSYQTSSGSLNYWLIIDTVRVPDALEVLSQFAPFQNVFRLFATANLQHLIEHSPLVLNLGTDKAVLECLSFEDFDTSSVVFALDEQCDEEGFLVHLQQLFLAHIDSKPSVLRFYSGSFWQPIYQDLDDDDISTLLGPARAVIWFANSERHQLDFLGAITALPQQPYVLMSDIFNTWV is encoded by the coding sequence GTGAATAGCTATCAAACATCGTCAGGTAGTTTAAATTATTGGCTAATAATCGACACGGTTCGGGTGCCTGATGCTCTGGAAGTATTGAGCCAATTTGCTCCTTTTCAAAATGTGTTTCGCTTGTTCGCAACGGCTAATCTTCAACATCTCATCGAACATAGTCCACTTGTGTTAAATCTAGGGACAGACAAAGCCGTACTCGAGTGCTTGTCTTTTGAGGATTTTGATACGAGTTCAGTAGTCTTTGCTTTAGATGAGCAATGCGATGAAGAGGGCTTTTTAGTCCACCTTCAGCAACTATTTTTGGCGCATATTGACAGTAAACCAAGCGTGCTCCGCTTTTATAGTGGGTCATTCTGGCAACCAATCTATCAAGATTTAGATGATGATGATATTTCAACATTGTTGGGGCCGGCTAGAGCAGTAATTTGGTTCGCCAACAGCGAACGTCACCAATTGGATTTTCTCGGAGCTATTACAGCGTTACCTCAGCAGCCTTACGTATTGATGTCCGATATCTTTAACACATGGGTGTAG
- the tssI gene encoding type VI secretion system Vgr family protein, producing MAKLRFTLTVEGLPQDTFVVTGYQGKESISQSTFERDIPCFGLRYHIQLGSRQQDIVAEQVVDLPVTLIMHLDDEPVQHVHGIVSQFTRGDIGHHHTFYSLVLVPELARLSLRQNSRIFQQKTVPEIITTLLQEMGIEEFSFALKNAPSQREFCVQYRESDLDFVQRLAAEEGMSYYIEQTDVKHSVVFFDDSSLVSKLDEPVTHNSLAGGASRKRYVSHFAVSQRTAPSHLELKDYSFKKPTYGFSQQQVGTDLANQLSQYEHYDYPGRYKDDICGKAFSQYRLEYLRREANTASGKSNHPALQAGVKFDLTDNLEPSVNRDWLLVEVTHKGTQPQALEEDGGHGATTYHNQFKVIPANLNWRSEPQPKPQVDGPMIAFVVGPDGEEIYCDEHGRVKVHFPWDRYSSGNEHSSCWVRVSQGWAGSQYGFMAIPRIGHEVIVSFLHGDPDQPIITGRTYHATNTPPYSLPVHKTKTVFRSETHQGEGFNELSFEDQVNNEQVYMHAQKDFAADILNDQTTHIKHDKHLLVENDRFSQIDRNQHLVVNGESRTQIKQDCTQIVDGSVHQKIGDLYALQSGNEVHVKSGAKVVIEAGSELTVKTGGNFLRIDASGVHIVGASINLNSGGSAGSGSGYGGKMALLPNGVVSPPPPENPLPLQITPDKLMSLSLLDIPIAKRCQRQQDGSCPREDCPCE from the coding sequence ATGGCAAAGCTTAGATTTACTCTCACTGTTGAAGGGTTACCACAAGACACATTTGTTGTGACTGGCTATCAAGGAAAAGAGTCGATCTCTCAGTCGACCTTCGAGCGAGACATACCCTGTTTTGGCTTACGCTATCATATTCAGTTAGGCAGTCGTCAGCAGGATATCGTTGCCGAGCAGGTAGTGGATCTTCCCGTCACATTGATAATGCATTTGGATGACGAACCAGTGCAGCATGTGCACGGTATTGTTAGCCAATTTACTCGAGGCGATATTGGTCATCATCATACCTTTTACTCGCTCGTATTAGTTCCTGAACTTGCACGGTTATCATTGCGGCAAAATAGTCGTATATTCCAACAAAAAACCGTGCCAGAAATTATCACGACGCTGCTGCAAGAGATGGGTATTGAAGAGTTTAGCTTTGCATTAAAAAATGCCCCTTCGCAACGAGAGTTCTGCGTTCAGTATCGAGAAAGTGACTTAGACTTTGTTCAACGCTTAGCGGCAGAAGAAGGTATGAGTTATTACATCGAACAGACGGATGTCAAACATTCGGTAGTTTTCTTCGATGACAGCAGTTTGGTCAGCAAACTCGACGAGCCTGTCACTCACAACAGCTTGGCTGGTGGAGCGAGTCGCAAAAGGTATGTGTCTCATTTTGCTGTGAGCCAGCGAACGGCGCCAAGTCACCTTGAGTTAAAAGACTACAGTTTTAAAAAGCCCACCTACGGTTTTTCTCAGCAACAAGTTGGTACAGACTTAGCTAATCAGCTTAGCCAATATGAGCATTATGATTATCCCGGTCGCTATAAAGACGATATTTGCGGTAAAGCGTTCAGCCAATATCGTCTAGAGTACTTACGACGTGAAGCCAATACGGCATCAGGTAAAAGTAATCATCCCGCACTGCAAGCAGGGGTGAAGTTTGATCTGACAGACAATTTGGAGCCTTCTGTTAACCGTGATTGGCTGTTAGTGGAAGTGACGCATAAAGGCACTCAACCTCAAGCGTTGGAGGAAGATGGCGGGCATGGTGCCACCACTTATCATAATCAGTTTAAAGTTATTCCTGCCAACTTAAATTGGCGCTCAGAACCGCAACCTAAGCCTCAAGTTGATGGGCCAATGATCGCCTTTGTTGTTGGACCTGATGGGGAAGAAATTTACTGCGATGAGCACGGTCGGGTAAAAGTTCATTTCCCTTGGGATAGGTACTCATCTGGCAATGAGCACAGCTCGTGTTGGGTTAGAGTATCGCAGGGTTGGGCAGGCTCTCAATATGGTTTTATGGCAATTCCTAGGATAGGTCATGAAGTGATCGTCTCTTTTTTGCATGGAGATCCTGACCAACCAATTATTACGGGGAGAACGTATCATGCGACAAATACGCCCCCTTACTCCTTACCTGTGCACAAAACGAAGACCGTGTTTCGCAGTGAGACACATCAAGGCGAAGGGTTTAACGAACTGAGTTTTGAAGACCAAGTCAATAATGAGCAAGTCTATATGCATGCTCAAAAAGACTTTGCTGCAGATATCCTTAATGACCAGACGACTCACATCAAACACGACAAACATCTTTTAGTTGAAAACGATAGGTTTAGTCAAATTGATCGCAACCAGCACTTGGTCGTAAATGGCGAAAGTCGCACGCAGATTAAGCAAGACTGTACCCAAATTGTAGACGGTAGTGTGCATCAAAAAATAGGCGACTTATACGCACTGCAATCGGGTAATGAAGTGCATGTGAAAAGTGGTGCGAAAGTTGTGATTGAGGCAGGCAGCGAGTTAACGGTGAAAACAGGAGGGAACTTCCTACGTATCGATGCTAGTGGTGTCCATATTGTAGGGGCTTCCATCAATCTCAATTCCGGCGGTAGTGCCGGTAGCGGTAGTGGTTACGGCGGCAAAATGGCTTTGTTACCCAATGGAGTAGTATCACCGCCTCCGCCAGAGAACCCATTACCATTGCAAATCACGCCAGATAAGTTGATGAGCTTGTCGTTATTGGATATTCCTATCGCCAAGCGTTGCCAAAGGCAACAGGATGGAAGTTGCCCGAGAGAGGATTGCCCTTGTGAATAG
- a CDS encoding STAS domain-containing protein — MELHKIETNGETLTLIINGDLDADGSRSAQPQIDDVITNRSHNDVKVDFRNVQFLDPSGVGALVYLYKRLVEKQRNMRIEHVSGQPLEIISLLRIDKAIPVNSHD; from the coding sequence ATGGAACTACACAAAATCGAAACAAACGGCGAAACACTTACGTTAATTATCAATGGCGATTTAGATGCCGACGGAAGCCGAAGCGCTCAACCTCAAATCGACGATGTTATTACTAACCGGAGCCATAACGACGTCAAAGTTGACTTTCGAAATGTCCAATTTCTTGATCCTTCTGGTGTCGGTGCACTAGTTTATTTATATAAGCGTCTAGTTGAAAAGCAACGAAATATGAGAATCGAACATGTCAGCGGACAACCACTAGAGATTATTAGCCTACTCCGCATTGATAAAGCGATTCCTGTGAACTCTCATGATTAA
- a CDS encoding OmpA family protein, translating into MSLRLLLILLFAFLTLQGCTSYPPEGRGGLAEQHIDNSFTPVMPDEPLGPEHGLRFDWQLTKLHLDSLIKEGARWCFPAAVVQAIEKQNRIARELDGGLLLDAANDLVIQRKRLGELERQLDYVTSQANCVPPLNENSFREQLAVIDQLFDLLNIDNQFAFNSTEVNPKYMGHLARAANILRDNPTLNLAITGHADATGDNQHNQKLAMGRAKQVKRYLIIFGLEPTRMTTKSLGDTLPLYDGVSEGVRLTNRRVSIEVISTQELAGGKLQGGYHATD; encoded by the coding sequence ATGAGTCTTCGCTTGTTGTTGATCCTTCTCTTCGCCTTTCTCACTCTCCAAGGCTGTACTAGCTATCCTCCCGAAGGTCGCGGCGGCTTAGCAGAGCAACATATCGACAACAGTTTTACACCCGTCATGCCAGATGAGCCGTTAGGGCCAGAACACGGACTCCGTTTTGACTGGCAATTAACTAAACTGCATTTAGATTCTTTGATCAAAGAAGGCGCTAGATGGTGCTTCCCTGCTGCTGTCGTGCAGGCTATTGAGAAGCAAAATCGGATTGCTCGCGAGCTTGATGGCGGACTGTTACTCGATGCTGCCAACGATTTAGTCATTCAACGCAAGCGATTAGGAGAGCTCGAACGCCAACTCGATTACGTGACCTCTCAGGCTAATTGTGTACCACCTTTGAACGAAAACTCATTCCGTGAACAACTGGCTGTCATCGATCAGCTTTTTGACCTGCTTAATATCGATAATCAGTTCGCATTTAACTCGACAGAAGTGAACCCTAAGTACATGGGACATTTGGCACGAGCCGCCAATATTCTACGCGATAACCCTACGCTCAATCTTGCGATAACGGGCCACGCTGACGCGACCGGAGACAACCAACACAATCAAAAGTTAGCGATGGGCAGAGCAAAACAAGTCAAACGTTATTTGATTATCTTCGGTTTAGAGCCAACTCGAATGACGACCAAATCTCTCGGAGACACCCTACCACTTTATGATGGAGTGAGTGAAGGTGTACGTCTTACCAATCGACGCGTCAGTATCGAGGTCATCTCAACTCAAGAACTCGCAGGTGGTAAGCTGCAAGGAGGCTACCATGCAACTGATTAA
- a CDS encoding SLBB domain-containing protein, translating to MLLAFLLWTPYSFAEQSSERVQIGDLIQINLPGEDTLNRGFQVDKRGRVELPEIGAVYVAGYTEDQLNDAVLTALKSVFRDVSSASVYIAQQQLLISVQGYVVSPGEYTLAQSADVQTALHAAGGLRSGAQLDNMMVKRGAERIPFNYKAFLDSGDESLLPELKSLDSIFVPASPLVGNIEQQFDAAKQANAGDSGDSRTAIKVFGEVNAPGSFSYKSGANLVDILMRAGGVTRYASVEQIRVISNNTPKLFNLKRYLDSGDENLLPPLSEGTTIFVPKQEEEIKAGANVVYIMGEVAHPGAYEGKQGASFMDILANAGGPTRFAESRQIRLIKANGNVIKFDLTAYTEGLTETRPPAINPGDAIFVPEKTDMNEKSWLKISPDRAVKVIGEVVRPGRVEWSDEMDLMDLLAHVGGPTLRADTSKIEVVNGSGKLHTFNLDEFILNGAPLNDLPMITAGAIVRVHDLPQDPSDNKSQWVRQSSDASIYVFGQVNAPGRYRFTKDMHFLDILSAADGPTKDADIHNIRVTHRDKSYSQVSKLNLSLYFETGDESLLPNVTMGDTIYIPEKNKNWLDRSKESTVRILGAVNKPGRYVFNDNMTILDIIAEAGGPSDNAYVEKISVVNMSCCQGQARTFDLVEFSKTANIYQLPVLRAGDTIYVPDRRDSFIEKARVGLEDILRLTTTIVLIGAL from the coding sequence ATGCTGTTGGCGTTTCTACTTTGGACACCCTACTCTTTTGCTGAGCAAAGTTCAGAGCGCGTCCAAATTGGCGACCTAATTCAAATAAACCTACCGGGTGAAGATACGCTTAATCGAGGTTTCCAAGTCGATAAGCGGGGTCGTGTAGAGCTACCTGAAATTGGTGCCGTCTATGTGGCTGGTTATACAGAAGATCAGCTCAATGACGCCGTACTTACCGCATTAAAAAGCGTATTTCGTGATGTTTCTTCTGCCAGTGTCTATATCGCTCAGCAGCAACTACTCATTTCTGTACAAGGCTACGTGGTATCGCCTGGGGAATACACCTTAGCACAAAGTGCGGATGTGCAAACCGCACTGCATGCCGCCGGAGGCTTGCGCTCAGGCGCTCAGCTTGACAACATGATGGTGAAACGGGGCGCAGAACGCATTCCTTTCAACTATAAAGCTTTTCTCGATAGCGGTGATGAATCTCTGCTGCCCGAACTAAAATCTCTTGATAGTATCTTCGTCCCGGCTTCCCCTTTGGTGGGGAATATCGAGCAGCAGTTTGATGCCGCTAAGCAAGCAAATGCTGGTGATAGTGGCGACAGTCGTACCGCGATAAAAGTGTTTGGTGAAGTCAATGCTCCCGGATCATTTTCCTACAAGTCAGGGGCGAATCTAGTCGATATCTTAATGCGCGCTGGTGGCGTTACTCGCTACGCATCGGTCGAGCAAATCCGCGTGATCAGCAATAACACGCCAAAGTTATTTAACCTAAAGCGTTATTTGGATTCAGGAGATGAAAATCTATTGCCGCCTCTCTCAGAAGGAACAACCATTTTTGTCCCCAAGCAAGAAGAAGAAATCAAAGCTGGTGCCAATGTTGTCTACATCATGGGAGAAGTCGCTCACCCCGGCGCTTATGAAGGGAAACAAGGTGCGTCATTTATGGATATCCTCGCCAATGCGGGAGGACCCACTCGTTTTGCTGAATCGCGTCAAATTCGTTTAATCAAAGCCAATGGCAATGTCATAAAGTTTGACCTAACCGCCTATACCGAAGGGTTAACCGAAACCCGTCCGCCAGCGATTAACCCCGGCGACGCTATCTTCGTCCCTGAAAAAACCGATATGAACGAGAAATCGTGGCTAAAAATATCCCCTGACCGCGCCGTTAAAGTGATTGGTGAAGTGGTTCGCCCTGGGCGGGTTGAATGGTCTGATGAAATGGATCTGATGGATCTACTTGCCCATGTCGGCGGACCAACGCTACGGGCTGACACCAGTAAAATTGAGGTCGTTAATGGCAGCGGCAAACTGCATACCTTCAACCTAGATGAGTTTATTCTAAACGGCGCGCCGTTAAATGATTTACCAATGATTACTGCCGGTGCCATCGTCCGCGTTCACGATTTGCCCCAAGACCCTTCAGATAATAAATCACAATGGGTAAGACAAAGCTCCGATGCATCTATCTATGTATTCGGGCAGGTTAACGCCCCCGGTCGTTATCGCTTTACAAAAGATATGCATTTTTTAGATATCTTATCTGCGGCAGATGGTCCAACAAAGGATGCGGATATTCACAACATTCGCGTTACCCACCGTGATAAAAGCTATTCGCAAGTGAGCAAGCTTAATCTATCGCTCTATTTTGAAACTGGCGATGAATCGTTACTACCAAATGTCACCATGGGCGATACCATTTACATTCCAGAGAAGAATAAAAACTGGCTTGACCGTTCAAAAGAATCAACAGTGCGCATCTTAGGCGCGGTTAACAAACCTGGTCGCTATGTGTTTAACGACAACATGACCATTCTCGATATCATCGCAGAAGCAGGAGGCCCCAGCGACAATGCTTATGTCGAGAAAATTTCAGTCGTCAATATGTCCTGTTGCCAAGGGCAAGCGCGCACCTTTGATCTCGTTGAGTTCAGCAAAACAGCGAATATCTACCAACTCCCCGTCCTGCGTGCAGGTGACACCATCTATGTACCTGACCGCCGAGACAGCTTTATTGAGAAAGCTCGGGTTGGATTGGAAGACATTTTGCGCCTAACCACAACCATTGTATTGATAGGAGCATTATGA
- a CDS encoding P-loop NTPase family protein — translation MMIPATLNEVEQIFLATESHQTRSICVTACHSGDGVTTIAASLAERLLLAGYSTLLVDLNPFKTGFDCQPCLEHQSDIQWLQPINSSQLFTGIKLADNPNLLVNFRNPKFLSKQLTSWLDSFDKIVIDTSPVLQNNKNNIPAQTVASCCDHTFLVVRGGQTTQSHLLVAKQLFDRNNALLVSSVLNNMQQSSLGEEIVRELNRVKVIPKHWRDKWAQKLLNNEWLSHIA, via the coding sequence ATGATGATCCCTGCGACATTAAATGAGGTTGAGCAGATTTTCCTCGCGACAGAGAGCCATCAAACTCGTTCAATTTGTGTCACCGCCTGCCACTCTGGTGACGGCGTCACAACTATCGCCGCATCATTAGCGGAAAGACTCTTGTTGGCTGGTTACTCGACCCTATTGGTTGACTTAAATCCCTTTAAAACAGGGTTTGATTGCCAACCTTGCCTTGAACATCAATCGGACATTCAATGGTTGCAGCCTATCAACAGTTCCCAGCTGTTCACTGGTATCAAATTAGCCGACAATCCCAACCTTTTGGTCAATTTTCGTAACCCTAAGTTTCTTTCTAAGCAATTGACCTCGTGGCTCGATAGCTTTGACAAAATCGTAATTGATACCTCACCTGTACTGCAAAACAACAAAAACAACATTCCCGCACAAACAGTCGCGAGTTGCTGCGATCACACCTTTTTAGTTGTACGGGGAGGACAAACAACACAAAGTCACCTGCTTGTCGCCAAACAGCTGTTTGACAGAAATAACGCCTTACTGGTGAGCTCAGTACTCAATAACATGCAGCAGTCATCGCTCGGAGAGGAGATCGTCAGAGAGCTTAACCGCGTTAAAGTGATTCCAAAACATTGGCGTGATAAATGGGCACAGAAGTTACTAAATAACGAGTGGTTGTCACATATTGCTTAA
- a CDS encoding Hpt domain-containing protein, whose product MEKELVDEAIIQQMIEDTDSEVMPMLIDHYIAETLHRTQILDQAFVEQDIDVIKFESHTLGSTSLALGNRMLSNLARKIEHLCVTDQKEAALALHRELLSVVQHSVDALIQRKELGFS is encoded by the coding sequence GTGGAGAAAGAACTCGTTGATGAGGCTATCATTCAACAGATGATAGAAGATACCGATAGCGAAGTGATGCCGATGCTGATCGATCACTACATAGCAGAGACGTTACATCGTACGCAAATTCTTGACCAAGCTTTCGTCGAGCAAGATATTGATGTGATTAAGTTTGAAAGTCACACCTTGGGCAGCACATCGCTCGCTCTTGGTAACCGTATGCTTTCGAACTTGGCGCGTAAGATTGAACATTTGTGTGTAACCGATCAAAAAGAGGCGGCATTAGCCCTTCATCGCGAACTGTTAAGTGTCGTTCAGCACTCAGTGGATGCATTAATACAACGTAAGGAACTCGGTTTTTCATAA